In the Streptomyces sp. f51 genome, one interval contains:
- a CDS encoding DegV family protein has product MSRHVAIVTDSTAYLPPRTMERHGITSVPLTVVLGDQALEEGTEISARSLAQALQKRRPVTTSRPSPETFAATYRRVAESGATGIVSLHLSSEFSGTYDAAVLAAREAPVPVRVVDTGMVAMALGFCALAAAESAEAGGSVDDAVTAAEKRAAGMSAHFYVDTLDYLRRGGRIGTAQALLGSALAVKPILQLHDGRIELLEKVRTSSKAIARLEEIVADRAGSAQVDIAVHHLAAPERASALADRLRARVPGLAELHVSEVGAVIGAHTGPGLLAAVVSPR; this is encoded by the coding sequence ATGTCCCGCCATGTCGCGATCGTCACCGATTCAACGGCCTACCTGCCGCCGCGGACGATGGAGCGCCACGGCATCACATCGGTTCCCCTGACCGTGGTCCTCGGGGACCAGGCGCTCGAAGAGGGCACCGAGATCTCGGCCCGCTCCCTCGCCCAGGCGCTCCAGAAGCGGCGCCCCGTCACGACGTCCCGGCCCAGCCCCGAGACGTTCGCCGCGACCTACCGCCGGGTCGCCGAGTCCGGCGCCACCGGCATCGTCTCGCTGCACCTGTCCTCCGAGTTCTCGGGCACCTACGACGCCGCGGTGCTCGCGGCGCGCGAGGCCCCGGTTCCGGTGCGTGTCGTCGACACCGGGATGGTCGCCATGGCCCTCGGGTTCTGCGCGCTGGCCGCCGCCGAGTCCGCCGAGGCGGGCGGGTCGGTGGACGACGCCGTCACGGCCGCCGAGAAGCGGGCCGCGGGCATGTCCGCCCACTTCTACGTCGACACGCTCGACTATCTGCGCCGTGGCGGCAGGATCGGGACCGCGCAGGCCCTGCTGGGTTCCGCGCTCGCGGTGAAGCCGATCCTGCAACTCCACGACGGCCGCATCGAACTCCTCGAGAAGGTCAGGACGTCGTCCAAGGCGATCGCACGCCTGGAGGAGATCGTCGCCGACCGGGCGGGCAGCGCGCAGGTCGACATCGCCGTTCACCATCTGGCCGCCCCGGAGCGGGCGTCGGCCCTCGCGGACCGCCTGCGGGCGCGGGTACCGGGCCTCGCCGAGCTGCACGTGAGCGAGGTGGGCGCGGTGATCGGAGCGCACACCGGACCCGGGCTGCTGGCGGCGGTCGTGTCGCCCCGCTGA
- the leuS gene encoding leucine--tRNA ligase: MSETNTAAATAESAAPHRYTAALAADIEARWQDFWDAQGTYEAPNPTGDLAGDPELAARPKKFIMDMFPYPSGAGLHVGHPLGYIATDVYARFQRMTGHNVLHTLGFDAFGLPAEQYAVQTGTHPRVSTEANMENMKVQLRALGLGHDKRRSFATIDPEYYKWTQWIFLQIFNSWYDDEADKARPISALVAQFESGERAVPAVDGTTRAWNELSAGERADVLSGYRLAYASDAPVNWCPGLGTVLANEEVTSDGRSERGNFPVFKAKLRQWNMRITAYADRLLDDLDALDWPEAIKLQQRNWIGRSEGARVDFPIDGEAITVFTTRQDTLFGATYMVLAPEHPLVEKFTPDAWPEGTHDVWTGGHATPAEAVAAYRAQAASKSDVERQAEAKDKTGVFTGTFATNPVNGEKVPVFIADYVLMGYGTGAIMAVPAHDGRDFAFARAFELPMRCVVEPSDDRGTDASTWDDAFASYDAKIVNSAGDDISLDGLGVVDAKARITEWLERRGIGAGTVNFRLRDWLFSRQRYWGEPFPIVYDEDGVAHSLPESMLPLELPEVEDYSPRTFDPDDADTSPETPLSRNEDWVNVTLDLEDGRGPRKYRRETNTMPNWAGSCWYELRYLDPHNDRRLVDPAIEQYWMGPREGQPTGGVDLYVGGAEHAVLHLLYARFWSKVLFDLGHVSSAEPFHKLFNQGMIQAYVYRDSRGIAVPAAEVEELDGEYYYQGEKVGRLLGKMGKSLKNAVTPDEICAEYGADTLRLYEMAMGPLDVSRPWDTRAVVGQYRLLQRLWRNVVDEATGEVTVVSAEPDEDTLRALHKAIDGVRQDLEGMRFNTAIAKVTELNNHLTKVGGPVARPVAEALVLMVAPLAPHIAEELWNKLGHADSVVHQDFPVADPAYVVDESVTCVVQIKGKVKARLEVSPSITDAELEKVALADEKVVAALDGAGIRKVIVRAPKLVNIVTA, translated from the coding sequence ATGAGCGAGACGAACACCGCTGCCGCCACCGCCGAGTCGGCCGCGCCGCACCGCTACACGGCAGCCCTGGCCGCCGACATCGAGGCACGCTGGCAGGACTTCTGGGACGCCCAGGGGACGTACGAGGCCCCGAACCCCACCGGTGACCTGGCCGGGGACCCCGAGCTGGCCGCCCGGCCCAAGAAGTTCATCATGGACATGTTCCCGTACCCCTCGGGCGCGGGTCTGCACGTCGGCCACCCCCTGGGCTACATCGCCACCGATGTATACGCCCGGTTCCAGCGGATGACCGGCCACAACGTCCTGCACACCCTGGGCTTCGACGCCTTCGGCCTGCCCGCCGAGCAGTACGCGGTGCAGACCGGCACGCACCCGCGCGTGTCCACCGAGGCCAACATGGAGAACATGAAGGTCCAACTGCGCGCGCTGGGCCTGGGTCACGACAAGCGCCGGTCGTTCGCCACGATCGACCCGGAGTACTACAAGTGGACCCAGTGGATCTTCCTCCAGATCTTCAACTCCTGGTACGACGACGAGGCCGACAAGGCCCGCCCCATCTCCGCCCTGGTCGCCCAGTTCGAGAGCGGTGAGCGTGCCGTCCCCGCCGTCGACGGCACCACGCGCGCGTGGAACGAACTGAGCGCCGGCGAGCGCGCCGACGTCCTGAGCGGCTACCGCCTGGCGTACGCCTCCGACGCGCCGGTCAACTGGTGCCCCGGCCTGGGCACCGTCCTGGCCAACGAGGAGGTCACCTCCGACGGCCGGTCCGAGCGCGGCAACTTCCCCGTCTTCAAGGCCAAGCTGCGCCAGTGGAACATGCGCATCACCGCCTACGCGGACCGCCTGCTGGACGACCTGGACGCGCTGGACTGGCCCGAGGCCATCAAGCTCCAGCAGCGCAACTGGATCGGCCGCTCCGAGGGCGCCCGCGTCGACTTCCCGATCGACGGCGAAGCGATCACGGTCTTCACCACCCGCCAGGACACCCTGTTCGGCGCCACGTACATGGTCCTGGCCCCGGAACACCCGCTGGTCGAGAAGTTCACCCCGGACGCCTGGCCCGAGGGCACCCACGACGTGTGGACCGGCGGGCACGCGACGCCCGCCGAGGCCGTCGCCGCCTACCGCGCCCAGGCCGCCTCGAAGTCCGACGTCGAGCGCCAGGCCGAGGCCAAGGACAAGACCGGCGTCTTCACCGGCACGTTCGCCACCAACCCGGTCAACGGCGAGAAGGTCCCGGTCTTCATCGCCGACTACGTGCTGATGGGCTACGGCACCGGCGCGATCATGGCCGTCCCGGCGCACGACGGCCGCGACTTCGCGTTCGCGCGCGCCTTCGAGCTGCCCATGCGCTGTGTGGTCGAGCCCTCGGACGACCGCGGCACCGACGCCTCCACCTGGGACGACGCCTTCGCCTCGTACGACGCGAAGATCGTCAACTCCGCCGGCGACGACATCTCCCTGGACGGTCTGGGCGTCGTCGACGCCAAGGCGCGCATCACGGAGTGGCTGGAGCGCCGGGGCATCGGCGCGGGCACCGTCAACTTCCGGCTGCGCGACTGGCTGTTCAGCCGCCAGCGCTACTGGGGCGAGCCCTTCCCGATCGTCTACGACGAGGACGGCGTCGCCCACTCGCTGCCCGAGTCGATGCTGCCGCTGGAGCTGCCGGAGGTCGAGGACTACTCCCCGCGCACCTTCGACCCGGACGACGCGGACACCTCTCCCGAGACCCCGCTGTCCCGCAACGAGGACTGGGTGAACGTCACCCTGGACCTGGAGGACGGCCGCGGCCCCCGGAAGTACCGCCGCGAGACCAACACCATGCCCAACTGGGCCGGTTCCTGCTGGTACGAACTGCGCTACCTGGACCCGCACAACGACCGCCGGCTGGTCGACCCGGCCATCGAGCAGTACTGGATGGGCCCGCGCGAAGGGCAGCCCACCGGTGGCGTCGACCTGTACGTCGGCGGTGCCGAGCACGCCGTGCTGCACCTGCTGTACGCGCGCTTCTGGTCGAAGGTCCTGTTCGACCTGGGCCACGTCTCGTCGGCCGAGCCGTTCCACAAGCTGTTCAACCAGGGCATGATCCAGGCCTACGTGTACCGCGACAGCCGCGGTATCGCGGTGCCCGCCGCCGAGGTCGAGGAGCTGGACGGCGAGTACTACTACCAGGGCGAGAAGGTCGGCCGCCTGCTGGGCAAGATGGGCAAGTCCCTGAAGAACGCCGTCACCCCGGACGAGATCTGCGCCGAGTACGGAGCGGACACCCTGCGCCTGTACGAGATGGCGATGGGCCCGCTGGACGTGTCCCGCCCGTGGGACACACGCGCGGTGGTGGGCCAGTACCGCCTGCTCCAGCGACTGTGGCGCAACGTCGTCGACGAGGCGACCGGCGAGGTCACCGTCGTCTCCGCCGAGCCGGACGAGGACACCCTGCGTGCCCTGCACAAGGCCATCGACGGCGTGCGCCAGGACCTGGAGGGCATGCGGTTCAACACCGCCATCGCCAAGGTCACCGAGCTGAACAACCACCTGACCAAGGTGGGCGGCCCGGTGGCGCGTCCGGTCGCCGAGGCCCTGGTGCTGATGGTCGCGCCGCTGGCCCCGCACATCGCCGAGGAGCTGTGGAACAAGCTGGGCCACGCCGACTCGGTCGTCCACCAGGACTTCCCCGTCGCCGACCCCGCGTACGTCGTCGACGAGTCCGTGACCTGCGTCGTGCAGATCAAGGGCAAGGTCAAGGCCCGCCTGGAGGTCTCCCCGTCGATCACCGACGCGGAGCTGGAGAAGGTGGCGCTGGCCGACGAGAAGGTCGTCGCCGCGCTGGACGGCGCCGGGATCCGCAAGGTGATCGTGCGCGCGCCGAAGCTGGTGAACATCGTCACCGCGTAG
- a CDS encoding cytochrome b/b6 domain-containing protein — translation MNPRRTTSSLPRMGRSAYGAASAAVLVLIPVIVLAGGSAVQDFLNFGAGVLSLVSLTCSVIWGLVAQDRLLLDTRQRIVAQGVHRVTAVASIAFLLVHVTVKLALDHTVLIAALIPFSLGVTGLGGLIGLGSLAGLLMIFVGITGALRNQFAAPAVVAARWRAMHMLAYPALCAALVHGLFAGRAAKPFFMFSYELCLVGVMGALLLRAAPNAFKHKVAARILALTGGGSARGFREELDASRAAAMESPQGAGGRSERRSAGADTPSPRQERKESASTLFGGAQAAADTAGFAAAYRTVAAPGDAPAAPGTQQFPMPVNAQPTETFPRVGNGAAQGAWPVPQSAPVGEAPASSYDPLQDTGYTTPVYGNPATGSYGTSDVYNTGETNASYRTYNTNDTYDSGPTTDVLPGAFDAPGSGESWNAPSGGFK, via the coding sequence ATGAACCCTCGTCGTACCACCAGCTCGCTTCCCCGGATGGGCCGTTCGGCCTACGGGGCGGCGTCAGCTGCCGTGCTGGTCCTCATACCCGTGATCGTGCTGGCGGGGGGCAGCGCTGTCCAGGACTTCCTGAACTTCGGCGCCGGCGTCCTGTCACTGGTCTCCCTGACCTGCTCGGTGATCTGGGGCCTGGTCGCCCAGGACCGGCTCCTCCTCGACACACGTCAGCGGATCGTCGCGCAGGGCGTCCACCGCGTGACCGCCGTCGCCTCGATCGCGTTCCTCCTGGTCCACGTCACCGTCAAGCTGGCACTGGACCACACCGTCCTGATCGCCGCGCTGATCCCCTTCAGCCTCGGTGTGACGGGCCTCGGCGGGCTCATCGGCCTCGGCTCGCTGGCCGGCCTGCTCATGATCTTCGTAGGCATCACCGGCGCGCTGCGCAATCAGTTCGCCGCACCCGCCGTGGTCGCCGCCCGCTGGCGCGCGATGCACATGCTGGCCTACCCCGCCCTGTGCGCGGCCCTGGTCCACGGCCTGTTCGCGGGCCGGGCGGCGAAGCCCTTCTTCATGTTCTCGTACGAGCTGTGCCTGGTCGGCGTCATGGGCGCCCTCCTCCTGCGTGCCGCCCCGAACGCCTTCAAGCACAAGGTGGCGGCGCGGATCCTGGCGCTCACCGGCGGCGGCAGCGCCCGCGGCTTCCGCGAGGAGCTGGACGCCTCCCGTGCCGCCGCGATGGAGTCGCCGCAGGGCGCCGGAGGCCGCTCCGAGCGGCGTTCCGCGGGTGCCGACACCCCGTCCCCGCGCCAGGAGCGCAAGGAGTCCGCGTCCACGCTGTTCGGCGGCGCGCAGGCTGCCGCGGACACGGCCGGCTTCGCGGCGGCCTACAGGACCGTGGCGGCCCCCGGCGACGCACCGGCGGCCCCCGGGACGCAGCAGTTCCCCATGCCCGTGAACGCGCAGCCCACAGAGACGTTTCCCCGCGTCGGCAACGGCGCCGCGCAGGGCGCCTGGCCCGTCCCCCAGTCGGCCCCGGTCGGCGAGGCCCCGGCGTCGTCGTACGACCCGCTCCAGGACACCGGATACACCACCCCCGTCTATGGCAATCCGGCCACCGGAAGCTACGGCACGAGTGATGTGTACAACACCGGTGAGACGAACGCGTCCTACCGCACGTACAACACCAACGACACGTACGACAGCGGTCCCACGACTGACGTACTGCCGGGCGCCTTCGACGCTCCTGGCTCCGGTGAATCATGGAATGCCCCTTCCGGAGGCTTTAAGTGA
- a CDS encoding NADH-ubiquinone oxidoreductase-F iron-sulfur binding region domain-containing protein: MNEALPDVPEVRVVGLPQLTSGFDLVERLDLPMHLKVHGPLEPLGGEELASLAEDINLKGRGGAGFPFGKKLRSVAESAIKKGIRPVVVVNGSEDEPACRKDTVLINRAPHLILDGALLVAEAMGARTLVIGVTRESTQRSMEAALAERGLSNRRGSPLRARVQRNPVRMVTGAAASLIRSIDGGPAVPPGRKVSASQAGVGGAPTLLSNAETFAQLAIAARIGPDRYRNTGLYDEPGTVLLTVSGAVARPMVIEVPTGVPLRYVLQLAGAPAMPQGVLTGGYHGKWLDAATVNDALVSRDSLAAVGGALGAGAILPITQETCPLGESLRVAQWLADESAGQCGPCYLGLPAAARGLADILNGGGPAALEAVKQVAKSVKRRGACSHPDGSAMFIESTLKAFTDDLAAHVLGNGCGRPVEGVLPLFEDGQVPMGILSGPGQQEAGASRQKIFVDWTLCRGHGLCADLLPEVFELGADGFPTVAQAPVPQFAEAKALRAVRRCPALALRIEEDTRGASPSRNLPVLSQGRGRRALGSGR; the protein is encoded by the coding sequence GTGAACGAGGCCCTGCCCGACGTCCCGGAAGTCCGCGTCGTCGGACTTCCGCAGCTCACGTCGGGTTTCGACCTGGTTGAACGCCTTGATCTGCCCATGCACCTGAAGGTGCACGGTCCGCTCGAACCCCTGGGGGGAGAAGAGCTCGCCAGCCTCGCCGAGGACATCAATCTGAAGGGACGCGGCGGGGCGGGCTTCCCGTTCGGCAAGAAACTGCGCTCGGTGGCCGAATCGGCCATCAAGAAGGGCATCCGCCCCGTGGTGGTCGTCAACGGAAGCGAGGACGAACCGGCCTGCCGCAAGGACACGGTGCTCATCAACCGTGCCCCGCACCTCATCCTCGACGGCGCCCTCCTGGTCGCGGAGGCCATGGGCGCCCGCACGCTCGTGATCGGCGTGACCCGCGAGTCCACGCAGCGCTCCATGGAAGCGGCGCTGGCCGAGCGGGGGCTGAGCAACCGCAGGGGCTCGCCCCTGCGCGCGCGCGTGCAGCGCAATCCCGTGCGGATGGTGACCGGCGCGGCCGCGTCGCTGATCCGCTCGATCGACGGCGGCCCCGCCGTGCCGCCCGGCCGCAAGGTCAGCGCGTCCCAGGCGGGTGTCGGGGGCGCGCCCACCCTGCTGTCGAACGCCGAGACGTTCGCGCAGCTGGCCATCGCCGCCCGCATCGGCCCCGACCGCTACCGCAACACGGGCCTGTACGACGAGCCCGGCACCGTCCTGCTCACCGTCTCGGGCGCGGTCGCGCGCCCCATGGTGATCGAGGTCCCCACCGGCGTGCCCCTGCGTTACGTGCTCCAGCTGGCCGGCGCCCCGGCGATGCCCCAGGGCGTGCTGACCGGCGGGTACCACGGCAAGTGGCTGGACGCGGCGACGGTCAACGACGCGCTCGTCTCGCGGGACTCCCTGGCCGCGGTGGGCGGCGCGCTCGGCGCCGGCGCGATCCTCCCCATCACCCAGGAGACCTGCCCCCTGGGCGAGTCCCTGCGCGTGGCGCAGTGGCTGGCCGACGAGAGCGCGGGCCAGTGCGGCCCCTGCTACCTCGGCCTGCCCGCCGCCGCGCGCGGCCTCGCGGACATCCTCAACGGCGGCGGTCCGGCCGCGCTCGAGGCGGTCAAGCAGGTCGCCAAGTCGGTGAAGCGGCGCGGCGCCTGCTCCCACCCGGACGGTTCGGCGATGTTCATCGAGTCGACCCTGAAGGCGTTCACGGACGACCTGGCCGCGCATGTCCTCGGAAACGGCTGCGGAAGGCCCGTGGAGGGCGTTCTGCCGCTCTTCGAGGACGGTCAGGTGCCCATGGGCATCCTGAGCGGCCCGGGCCAGCAGGAGGCGGGTGCCAGCCGCCAGAAGATCTTCGTCGACTGGACCCTGTGCCGTGGGCACGGTCTGTGCGCCGATCTGCTTCCCGAGGTCTTCGAACTGGGCGCCGACGGCTTCCCGACCGTGGCACAGGCCCCGGTGCCCCAGTTCGCCGAGGCGAAGGCCCTGCGCGCGGTACGGCGCTGCCCGGCGCTCGCGCTGCGCATCGAGGAGGACACCAGGGGCGCGTCGCCCTCGCGCAACCTGCCGGTCCTCTCGCAGGGGCGCGGGCGCCGCGCGCTCGGCAGCGGCCGCTGA
- a CDS encoding histidine phosphatase family protein, translating to MSTEARGAASDERKPGRGRRVILWRHGQTSWNVDRRFQGSTDVELTETGIGQARRAARLLASLKPDAIVASDLKRAANTAAELAALTGLDVTHDEGLRETYAGVWQGLTHEEIIARHGEQYAAWKRGEPVRRGGGELETEVADRAAPVVLRHADKLPDDGTLVVVSHGGTIRTTIGRLLGLESPHWESLGGLSNCCWSVLGEGVRGWRLLEHNAGTLPEPVLGDDD from the coding sequence GTGAGCACCGAGGCCCGCGGGGCCGCGTCCGACGAGCGGAAGCCGGGCCGTGGCCGTCGCGTCATCCTGTGGCGGCACGGCCAGACCTCCTGGAACGTGGACCGCCGCTTCCAGGGTTCGACCGACGTCGAGCTGACCGAGACGGGAATCGGGCAGGCCCGCCGCGCCGCCCGGCTCCTCGCCTCCCTGAAGCCCGACGCCATCGTCGCCTCGGACCTCAAGCGCGCCGCGAACACGGCCGCCGAACTGGCCGCCCTCACCGGGCTCGACGTCACCCACGACGAGGGCCTGCGCGAGACCTACGCGGGCGTCTGGCAGGGCCTGACGCACGAGGAGATCATCGCCCGCCACGGCGAGCAGTACGCCGCCTGGAAGCGCGGTGAGCCGGTGCGGCGCGGCGGGGGCGAGCTGGAGACCGAGGTCGCCGACCGCGCCGCCCCCGTGGTGCTGCGGCACGCGGACAAGCTCCCGGACGACGGCACCCTCGTGGTCGTCAGTCACGGCGGCACGATCCGCACCACCATCGGCCGTCTGCTCGGTCTCGAGTCCCCGCACTGGGAGAGCCTCGGCGGTCTGTCGAACTGCTGCTGGTCCGTCCTCGGCGAGGGCGTCCGCGGCTGGCGCCTCCTGGAGCACAACGCCGGCACGCTGCCGGAGCCGGTCCTCGGCGACGACGACTGA
- the rsfS gene encoding ribosome silencing factor has translation MTATDRSIELIKTAAQAAADKLAHDIIAYDVSDVLSITDAFLLASAPNDRQVKSIVDEIEERLNKELGAKPVRREGDREARWVLLDYVDIVVHVQHSEERVFYALERLWKDCPELDLPEEAKATRGKAAEHAKFQAGEDSADLGGLR, from the coding sequence GTGACCGCCACGGACCGCTCCATCGAGCTCATCAAGACCGCCGCACAGGCGGCCGCAGACAAGCTCGCGCACGACATCATCGCCTACGACGTCAGCGATGTTCTCTCCATCACCGACGCCTTCCTGCTGGCGTCCGCGCCCAACGACCGCCAGGTCAAGTCGATCGTCGACGAGATCGAGGAGCGCCTGAACAAGGAGCTCGGCGCCAAGCCGGTGCGCCGCGAGGGCGACCGCGAGGCCCGCTGGGTGCTGCTCGACTACGTCGACATCGTGGTGCACGTCCAGCACAGCGAGGAGCGCGTCTTCTACGCCCTGGAGCGGCTCTGGAAGGACTGCCCGGAGCTGGACCTGCCCGAGGAGGCCAAGGCCACCCGCGGCAAGGCCGCCGAGCACGCCAAGTTCCAGGCCGGGGAGGACTCCGCCGACCTGGGAGGACTGCGGTGA
- a CDS encoding LCP family protein, with the protein MNDRYDGYAGGDQQYELVGYDEYGQPVYRPVPQQPAQGYDGYDARQQQGYGYDPYATGRQEAVGPYDTGSRPAVSPYDTGQHETVSPYDTGRHETVSPYDTGRQETVSPYDTGQQPSAPSRDSFDPFGTGAPGGGAAETARAPYDGYGRGAGTSDAASTGRQPRVAEQTARIPQQAGPPQQAGPAQDDAPGSDRDYRTEQFAFVEEQEAESEDVIDWLKFTENRTERREEAKRRARSRVVALVVVAALAVVGGAGYLWYAGKLPGTAATAKPGASTPVAAQKRDVIVVHLHNTKGGGTSTALLVDNTTTQQGTTVLLPNSLALTDDDGSTTTLAKSVDNDGSSGTRDALDTVLGTNIQGTWRLDTPYLNNLVELVGNIEVTTNTAVPDPAAKKQGEDPLVKKGQDETLSGKMAVAYATYRAPGEAQDAQLERFGQVMQGVMRKLSSDKQAATTTVQTLAQILDPSLTDQDLGAFLAKLADLAKGGDYKTALLPVQTDGTLSASASSSVIKDVLGGTAKSPEAGSAVRVGIENATGVKTATSQARVVLVNGGYTFLDSGTSAAQSVSRITYGDAARKADAVEVAKTLGLPSSIVTKGKAGGNADVSVVLGQDYKITSTPKG; encoded by the coding sequence GTGAACGACCGATACGACGGATACGCGGGCGGCGACCAGCAGTACGAGCTCGTCGGCTACGACGAGTACGGGCAGCCGGTGTACCGGCCGGTCCCGCAGCAGCCCGCACAGGGGTACGACGGCTACGACGCCCGGCAGCAGCAGGGGTACGGCTACGACCCCTACGCGACGGGCCGTCAGGAAGCTGTCGGGCCCTATGACACGGGCAGCCGGCCGGCTGTGTCGCCCTATGACACGGGCCAGCACGAAACCGTGTCCCCTTATGACACCGGTCGGCACGAAACGGTGTCCCCCTATGACACCGGCCGGCAGGAGACCGTGTCGCCCTACGACACCGGTCAGCAGCCGTCCGCCCCCTCGCGCGACTCCTTCGACCCGTTCGGCACCGGTGCGCCCGGCGGCGGCGCGGCGGAGACCGCCCGGGCGCCGTACGACGGCTACGGGCGCGGCGCCGGCACCTCGGACGCCGCGAGCACCGGCCGGCAGCCCCGGGTCGCCGAGCAGACCGCCCGCATCCCGCAGCAGGCCGGACCCCCGCAGCAGGCCGGACCCGCACAGGACGACGCTCCCGGGAGCGACCGGGACTACCGCACCGAGCAGTTCGCCTTCGTCGAGGAGCAGGAAGCCGAGTCCGAGGACGTCATCGACTGGCTGAAGTTCACGGAGAACCGCACCGAGCGCCGCGAGGAGGCCAAGCGCCGTGCCCGCAGCCGGGTCGTCGCCCTCGTCGTGGTCGCGGCGCTGGCCGTCGTCGGCGGGGCGGGCTACCTCTGGTACGCAGGCAAGCTGCCCGGCACCGCCGCGACCGCCAAGCCGGGCGCCTCGACGCCCGTCGCCGCGCAGAAGCGCGACGTGATCGTCGTCCATCTGCACAACACCAAGGGCGGCGGCACCTCCACGGCCCTGCTCGTCGACAACACCACCACCCAGCAGGGCACCACCGTGCTGCTGCCCAACTCCCTCGCCCTGACGGACGACGACGGCTCGACGACCACGCTCGCCAAGTCCGTCGACAACGACGGCTCCTCCGGTACGCGGGACGCGCTCGACACCGTGCTGGGCACCAACATCCAGGGCACCTGGCGGCTCGACACCCCCTACCTGAACAACCTCGTCGAACTCGTCGGCAACATCGAGGTCACCACCAACACCGCGGTGCCCGACCCCGCCGCCAAGAAGCAGGGCGAGGACCCCCTCGTCAAGAAGGGCCAGGACGAGACCCTCAGCGGCAAGATGGCCGTCGCCTACGCCACCTACCGTGCCCCGGGCGAGGCCCAGGACGCCCAGCTGGAGCGGTTCGGGCAGGTCATGCAGGGGGTGATGCGGAAGCTGTCCTCGGACAAGCAGGCCGCGACCACCACGGTGCAGACCCTGGCCCAGATCCTCGACCCGTCCCTGACCGACCAGGACCTCGGCGCCTTCCTCGCCAAGCTCGCCGACCTCGCCAAGGGCGGCGACTACAAGACCGCGCTGCTGCCCGTGCAGACGGACGGCACCCTGAGCGCGAGTGCCTCCAGCAGCGTGATCAAGGACGTCCTGGGCGGCACCGCCAAGAGCCCCGAGGCCGGCTCCGCGGTCCGCGTCGGCATCGAGAACGCCACCGGCGTCAAGACGGCCACCAGCCAGGCCCGTGTCGTCCTGGTCAACGGCGGCTACACGTTCCTGGACTCCGGCACCTCCGCCGCCCAGAGCGTGTCCCGGATCACGTACGGCGACGCCGCCAGGAAGGCGGACGCCGTCGAGGTCGCCAAGACCCTGGGGCTGCCGAGCAGCATCGTGACCAAGGGCAAGGCCGGTGGCAACGCGGACGTGTCCGTCGTCCTCGGCCAGGACTACAAGATCACCAGCACCCCGAAGGGATGA
- the nadD gene encoding nicotinate-nucleotide adenylyltransferase — MGEQDMPTGPVNDTESGAVGDATGGAGAAAGGGSKRLPTGPGNGPSNPGKRRLGVMGGTFDPIHHGHLVAASEVAAQFHLDEVVFVPTGQPWQKTDRMVTPAEDRYLMTVIATAENPQFSVSRIDIDRGGPTYTTDTLRDLRSLNPDADLFFITGADALGQILTWRYTEELFSLAHFIGVTRPGHTLTDPGLPEGGVSLVEVPALAISSTDCRARVAKGDPVWYLVPDGVVRYIDKRELYRGQ; from the coding sequence ATGGGAGAGCAGGACATGCCTACCGGTCCGGTGAATGACACGGAGAGCGGCGCCGTCGGCGACGCCACGGGCGGCGCGGGCGCGGCGGCCGGCGGCGGCTCGAAGCGCCTGCCGACCGGCCCCGGCAACGGCCCCTCGAATCCGGGCAAGCGCAGGCTCGGAGTCATGGGCGGCACCTTCGACCCGATCCACCACGGGCACCTGGTCGCCGCCAGCGAGGTCGCCGCGCAGTTCCACCTCGACGAGGTGGTGTTCGTGCCGACGGGGCAGCCGTGGCAGAAGACCGACCGCATGGTCACCCCGGCCGAGGACCGCTATCTGATGACGGTCATCGCCACGGCCGAGAACCCGCAGTTCTCGGTCAGCCGGATCGACATCGACCGCGGCGGCCCGACCTACACGACGGACACCCTGCGCGACCTGCGCTCGCTCAACCCCGACGCGGATCTCTTCTTCATCACCGGCGCGGACGCGCTCGGCCAGATCCTCACCTGGCGCTACACGGAAGAACTGTTCTCCCTCGCGCACTTCATCGGGGTCACCCGGCCCGGTCACACCCTGACCGACCCGGGACTCCCGGAGGGCGGTGTCTCGCTGGTCGAGGTTCCCGCGCTCGCCATCTCGTCCACAGACTGCCGTGCGAGAGTCGCCAAGGGCGACCCCGTCTGGTACCTGGTGCCGGACGGTGTGGTGCGCTACATCGACAAGCGTGAGCTGTACCGCGGCCAGTGA